A single Pyxicephalus adspersus chromosome 8, UCB_Pads_2.0, whole genome shotgun sequence DNA region contains:
- the TOB2 gene encoding protein Tob2 translates to MHLEIKVALNFIISYLYNKLPRRRADLFGEELERLLKGKYEGHWYPEKPLKGSGYRCVHIGETVDPVVEQAARRSGLDIEDVRANVPEELSVWIDPFEVSYQIGEKGTVKVLYLEDIESSTELDKEIKSSFNPEAQAFIPITNQETSLSNSPSPSFGQSPSPTFIPRATQPITFTTATFAATKFGSTKMKKGGQRMARSPTNNLAKHKGLSLSMHSLNFSPAQGAPSQLSPNAKEFVFSGPPGLLYDGDSQNLPSPGQFATPFNTGSSLFNDKSPFVDGLNFSLPYPSQPFQPVVLAN, encoded by the coding sequence ATGCATCTGGAGATTAAGGTCGCCCTGAATTTTATAATTTCGTATCTGTATAATAAGCTTCCACGAAGAAGAGCTGACCTGTTTGGAGAGGAGCTAGAGAGGCTCTTAAAAGGCAAATACGAAGGGCACTGGTACCCAGAAAAACCTCTGAAGGGCTCTGGCTATCGCTGCGTTCACATTGGTGAAACTGTGGATCCCGTAGTTGAGCAAGCAGCGCGCAGGAGTGGGCTCGACATAGAAGACGTAAGAGCAAATGTGCCGGAAGAGCTTAGCGTTTGGATTGATCCATTTGAAGTGTCTTACCAAATTGGAGAAAAAGGAACCGTTAAAGTACTATACTTGGAAGACATAGAAAGCAGCACTGAGCTGGACAAAGAGATAAAGAGTAGCTTCAATCCCGAAGCACAAGCATTTATCCCAATCACTAACCAAGAGACCTCGCTGTCCAACTCGCCATCTCCATCCTTTGGTCAGTCCCCGAGTCCAACTTTCATCCCTCGTGCCACCCAGCCCATAACCTTCACTACTGCCACCTTTGCAGCTACCAAATTTGGCTCCACCAAGATGAAGAAAGGAGGTCAACGCATGGCACGATCGCCCACCAATAACCTGGCAAAGCACAAGGGTCTTTCTCTGTCAATGCATTCGTTAAACTTCAGCCCAGCCCAGGGAGCTCCATCCCAGCTTTCTCCAAATGCCAAGGAGTTTGTCTTCAGTGGACCACCAGGGCTCCTTTATGATGGCGATAGCCAGAATTTACCAAGTCCAGGCCAGTTTGCTACTCCATTTAACACTGGGAGCAGTCTATTCAACGATAAATCCCCTTTTGTGGATGGATTGAACTTCAGCCTTCCTTATCCAAGCCAGCCTTTCCAGCCTGTTGTCCtggcaaattaa